In Chromobacterium rhizoryzae, one genomic interval encodes:
- a CDS encoding EamA family transporter — protein MPWSDLLQALAIVLVWGVNFVVIKWGVSDVPPLLLGGLRFCLAAVPALFFIRRPALPWRYLLAYGLSVGVGQFACLFTAIKLGMPAGLASVVLQSQAFFTLILAGLWLRERWQASQMAGLLLALGGLALIGLSKGGSMTAVGLGLTIAAAFSWALSNVVVRQMGRAGYSVQPLGLVVWSSLVPPIPFFLLSWWLEGGERIAAALEHFTPQALFAVAYLAFVATLFGYGLWSRLLSRHPAGKVAPFSLLVPVVGVLASGLLLGERLNALQAAGSLLLLAGLAVNVFGARWLARRRAGAATRGA, from the coding sequence ATGCCGTGGAGTGATCTCTTGCAGGCGCTGGCCATCGTGCTGGTGTGGGGCGTCAACTTCGTGGTGATCAAATGGGGCGTGTCCGATGTGCCGCCCTTGCTGCTGGGCGGCCTGCGCTTCTGTCTGGCCGCGGTGCCGGCCTTGTTCTTCATCCGCCGGCCGGCGCTGCCGTGGCGCTATCTGCTGGCCTACGGCCTCAGCGTGGGCGTCGGCCAGTTCGCCTGCCTGTTCACCGCGATCAAGCTGGGCATGCCGGCCGGCCTCGCCTCGGTGGTGCTGCAATCGCAGGCCTTCTTCACCCTGATCCTGGCCGGGCTGTGGCTGCGCGAGCGCTGGCAGGCCAGTCAGATGGCCGGTCTGCTGCTGGCCCTGGGCGGCCTGGCGCTGATAGGCCTGAGCAAGGGCGGCAGCATGACGGCGGTGGGCCTGGGTCTGACCATCGCCGCCGCCTTCAGCTGGGCATTGTCCAATGTGGTGGTGAGGCAGATGGGCCGCGCCGGCTACAGCGTGCAGCCGCTGGGCCTGGTGGTGTGGTCCAGCCTGGTGCCGCCGATTCCGTTCTTCCTGCTGTCCTGGTGGCTGGAAGGGGGCGAGCGCATCGCCGCCGCCTTGGAGCATTTCACGCCGCAGGCGCTGTTCGCGGTGGCCTACCTGGCTTTTGTCGCCACTCTGTTTGGCTATGGCTTGTGGAGCCGGCTGCTGTCGCGCCATCCGGCCGGCAAGGTAGCGCCGTTTTCCCTGCTGGTGCCGGTGGTGGGCGTGCTGGCCTCGGGCCTGCTGCTGGGCGAGCGCCTGAACGCGCTGCAGGCGGCCGGCAGCCTGTTGTTGCTGGCCGGGCTGGCGGTGAACGTGTTCGGCGCGCGCTGGCTGGCGCGCCGGCGCGCGGGAGCGGCGACGCGTGGCGCTTGA